From Phragmites australis chromosome 5, lpPhrAust1.1, whole genome shotgun sequence, a single genomic window includes:
- the LOC133919858 gene encoding cytoplasmic tRNA 2-thiolation protein 1 isoform X3: MRRAEGRAEAAQNPRADSTVLAYVLSELNRRHNYGLDLFLLSVDEGITGYRDDSLETVKRNEIQYGLPLKIVSYKDLYGWTMDDIVKAIGLKNNCTFCGVFRRQALDRGAALLKADKIVTGHNVDDIAETVLLNILRGDIARLSRCTFITTGEDGPIPRCKPFKYTYEKEIVIYAYFKKLDYFSTECIYSPNAYRGFAREFIKDLERMRPRAILDIVKSGENFRISTTTRMPEQGTCERCGYISSQKLCKACVLLDGLNRGLPKLGIGRTKVGVGADGQQRAKRSERNSSSLQGKHGSFDF; the protein is encoded by the exons ATGCGGCGAGCGGAAGGCCGCGCTGAAGCGGCCCAAAACCCTAGAGCAG ATTCAACTGTGCTTGCATACGTGCTATCGGAGTTAAACCGTCGTCACAACTATGGTCTTGATCTGTTCCTTTTATCTGTTGATGAAGGAATTACAGGATATAGAGACGACTCACTGGAAACTGTTAAAAGGAATGAAATACAG TATGGCCTGCCTCTGAAAATAGTTTCCTATAAAGACCTCTATGGCTGGACAATGGATGATATTGTGAAAGCAATTGGCCTGAAAAACAATTGTACTTTCTGTGGAGTTTTTCGCCGGCAG GCACTAGACCGAGGTGCTGCTCTCTTGAAAGCTGATAAGATCGTAACTGGGCATAATGTAGATGACATTGCAGAAACCGTCTTGCTAAACATTCTCCGTGGTGATATTGCAAG GTTAAGTCGATGTACCTTTATAACTACTGGGGAAGATGGGCCAATCCCAAGATGCAAGCCTTTCAAATACACCTATGAGAAGGAGATTGTTAT TTATGCATACTTCAAAAAGCTGGATTACTTCTCCACAGAAT GCATCTATTCACCAAATGCGTACCGGGGATTTGCTCGTGAGTTTATTAAAGATTTGGAAAGGATGAG GCCCAGAGCTATACTGGACATCGTAAAATCCGGTGAAAACTTTAGGATCTCCACAACAACAAGGATGCCAGAGCAAGGAACATGTGAACGTTGTGGCTACATTTCTAGTCAG AAATTATGCAAAGCATGTGTCTTGCTGGACGGCTTGAATCGAGGCTTGCCAAAACTAGGCATAGGAAGGACTAAAGTCGGTGTTGGAGCTGATGGTCAGCAGCGAGCCAAACGTTCAGAGAGGAATTCATCGAGTCTACAAGGGAAACACGGGAGCTTCGACTTTTAG
- the LOC133919858 gene encoding cytoplasmic tRNA 2-thiolation protein 1 isoform X2, which produces MDSSAADGGRLLPSRARSHLCVRCGERKAALKRPKTLEQICRECFYIVFEDEIHQTIIDNTLFKAGERVAIGASGGKDSTVLAYVLSELNRRHNYGLDLFLLSVDEGITGYRDDSLETVKRNEIQALDRGAALLKADKIVTGHNVDDIAETVLLNILRGDIARLSRCTFITTGEDGPIPRCKPFKYTYEKEIVIYAYFKKLDYFSTECIYSPNAYRGFAREFIKDLERMRPRAILDIVKSGENFRISTTTRMPEQGTCERCGYISSQKLCKACVLLDGLNRGLPKLGIGRTKVGVGADGQQRAKRSERNSSSLQGKHGSFDF; this is translated from the exons ATGGACAGCTCCGCCGCTGACGGCGGGAGGCTGCTGCCGTCGAGGGCGAGGAGCCACCTCTGCGTGCGATGCGGCGAGCGGAAGGCCGCGCTGAAGCGGCCCAAAACCCTAGAGCAG ATCTGTAGGGAATGCTTCTATATCGTCTTTGAGGACGAGATTCATCAAACTATCATTGACAATACTTTGTTTAAAGCCGGTGAACGTGTGGCAATAGGAGCTTCTGGTGGAAAAG ATTCAACTGTGCTTGCATACGTGCTATCGGAGTTAAACCGTCGTCACAACTATGGTCTTGATCTGTTCCTTTTATCTGTTGATGAAGGAATTACAGGATATAGAGACGACTCACTGGAAACTGTTAAAAGGAATGAAATACAG GCACTAGACCGAGGTGCTGCTCTCTTGAAAGCTGATAAGATCGTAACTGGGCATAATGTAGATGACATTGCAGAAACCGTCTTGCTAAACATTCTCCGTGGTGATATTGCAAG GTTAAGTCGATGTACCTTTATAACTACTGGGGAAGATGGGCCAATCCCAAGATGCAAGCCTTTCAAATACACCTATGAGAAGGAGATTGTTAT TTATGCATACTTCAAAAAGCTGGATTACTTCTCCACAGAAT GCATCTATTCACCAAATGCGTACCGGGGATTTGCTCGTGAGTTTATTAAAGATTTGGAAAGGATGAG GCCCAGAGCTATACTGGACATCGTAAAATCCGGTGAAAACTTTAGGATCTCCACAACAACAAGGATGCCAGAGCAAGGAACATGTGAACGTTGTGGCTACATTTCTAGTCAG AAATTATGCAAAGCATGTGTCTTGCTGGACGGCTTGAATCGAGGCTTGCCAAAACTAGGCATAGGAAGGACTAAAGTCGGTGTTGGAGCTGATGGTCAGCAGCGAGCCAAACGTTCAGAGAGGAATTCATCGAGTCTACAAGGGAAACACGGGAGCTTCGACTTTTAG
- the LOC133919857 gene encoding methionine aminopeptidase 1D, chloroplastic/mitochondrial codes for MASPSSPRLLSSFLGHRLALSARPLLRSGALGNRRAAYQATRTLCNLVDILFNRRSRGDTLENNPRPLRPGKVSQRLSVPNHIQRPPYVNSRQRPGVNNEPEIHDEKGIECMRASGKLAAQVLKFAGSLVKPGITTDEIDKAVHQMIIDNGAYPSPLGYCGYPKSVCTSVNECICHGIPDSRPLEDGDIINIDVTVFLNGYHGDTSATFFCGDVDDEAKKLVQVTKECLDKAISICAPGVEIQRIGRTIQDHADKFKFGVVRHFVGHGVGKVFHAEPVVLHFRNNEWGRMMLNQTFTIEPMLTVGSINPVIWSDDWTAVTEDGSLSAQFEHTILIGEDGPEILTQC; via the exons ATGGCGAGCCCGTCGTCGCcgcgcctcctctcctccttcctcggCCACCGCCTCGCGCTATCGGCCAGGCCCCTACTCCGCTCCGGCGCCCTAG GTAACAGGCGGGCGGCGTATCAGGCGACGAGAACGCTATGCAACTTGGTGGATATACTCTTCAACAGGAG AAGTCGGGGTGACACACTGGAAAATAACCCTAGACCCCTACGTCCTGGGAAAGTATCTCAACGTCTAAGTGTTCCCAATCATATACAACGGCCTCCATATGTCAATTCTCGTCAAAGACCTGGAGTGAACAATGAACCTGAAATACATGATGAGAAAGGGATTGAGTGCATGAGAGCTTCTGGAAAGCTTGCTGCACAGGTTTTGAAGTTTGCCGGGTCTCTTGTGAAG CCAGGCATAACAACTGATGAGATTGATAAAGCGGTGCACCAAATGATAATCGATAATGGAGCATATCCTTCACCTCTTGGTTATTGTGGATACCCAAAGAGTGTCTGCACTTCAGTGAATGAATGCATCTGTCATGGGATACCAGATTCTCGTCCACTTGAG GATGGCGATATTATCAATATTGATGTCACTGTCTTCCTCAAC GGTTACCATGGTGATACATCTGCTACATTTTTCTGCGGTGATGTTGATGACGAAGCTAAGAAATTAGTTCAG GTAACAAAAGAATGTCTTGACAAGGCTATATCAATCTGTGCACCTGGGGTGGAGATCCAACGTATTGGTAGAACTATACA GGATCATGCAGACAAATTCAAGTTTGGTGTAGTTCGACATTTTGTCGGCCATGGGGTAGGAAAAGTGTTTCATGCTGAGCCTGTCGTGCTTCATTTCC GTAACAATGAATGGGGCCGTATGATGTTGAACCAAACATTTACTATCG AGCCCATGCTAACCGTGGGGAGCATAAACCCTGTCATTTGGTCTGATGACTGGACGGCAGTGACGGAAGACGGCAGCTTGTCAGCACAGTTCGAGCACACTATACTGATCGGCGAAGATGGCCCAGAAATATTGACACAGTGTTAA
- the LOC133919858 gene encoding cytoplasmic tRNA 2-thiolation protein 1 isoform X1, producing MDSSAADGGRLLPSRARSHLCVRCGERKAALKRPKTLEQICRECFYIVFEDEIHQTIIDNTLFKAGERVAIGASGGKDSTVLAYVLSELNRRHNYGLDLFLLSVDEGITGYRDDSLETVKRNEIQYGLPLKIVSYKDLYGWTMDDIVKAIGLKNNCTFCGVFRRQALDRGAALLKADKIVTGHNVDDIAETVLLNILRGDIARLSRCTFITTGEDGPIPRCKPFKYTYEKEIVIYAYFKKLDYFSTECIYSPNAYRGFAREFIKDLERMRPRAILDIVKSGENFRISTTTRMPEQGTCERCGYISSQKLCKACVLLDGLNRGLPKLGIGRTKVGVGADGQQRAKRSERNSSSLQGKHGSFDF from the exons ATGGACAGCTCCGCCGCTGACGGCGGGAGGCTGCTGCCGTCGAGGGCGAGGAGCCACCTCTGCGTGCGATGCGGCGAGCGGAAGGCCGCGCTGAAGCGGCCCAAAACCCTAGAGCAG ATCTGTAGGGAATGCTTCTATATCGTCTTTGAGGACGAGATTCATCAAACTATCATTGACAATACTTTGTTTAAAGCCGGTGAACGTGTGGCAATAGGAGCTTCTGGTGGAAAAG ATTCAACTGTGCTTGCATACGTGCTATCGGAGTTAAACCGTCGTCACAACTATGGTCTTGATCTGTTCCTTTTATCTGTTGATGAAGGAATTACAGGATATAGAGACGACTCACTGGAAACTGTTAAAAGGAATGAAATACAG TATGGCCTGCCTCTGAAAATAGTTTCCTATAAAGACCTCTATGGCTGGACAATGGATGATATTGTGAAAGCAATTGGCCTGAAAAACAATTGTACTTTCTGTGGAGTTTTTCGCCGGCAG GCACTAGACCGAGGTGCTGCTCTCTTGAAAGCTGATAAGATCGTAACTGGGCATAATGTAGATGACATTGCAGAAACCGTCTTGCTAAACATTCTCCGTGGTGATATTGCAAG GTTAAGTCGATGTACCTTTATAACTACTGGGGAAGATGGGCCAATCCCAAGATGCAAGCCTTTCAAATACACCTATGAGAAGGAGATTGTTAT TTATGCATACTTCAAAAAGCTGGATTACTTCTCCACAGAAT GCATCTATTCACCAAATGCGTACCGGGGATTTGCTCGTGAGTTTATTAAAGATTTGGAAAGGATGAG GCCCAGAGCTATACTGGACATCGTAAAATCCGGTGAAAACTTTAGGATCTCCACAACAACAAGGATGCCAGAGCAAGGAACATGTGAACGTTGTGGCTACATTTCTAGTCAG AAATTATGCAAAGCATGTGTCTTGCTGGACGGCTTGAATCGAGGCTTGCCAAAACTAGGCATAGGAAGGACTAAAGTCGGTGTTGGAGCTGATGGTCAGCAGCGAGCCAAACGTTCAGAGAGGAATTCATCGAGTCTACAAGGGAAACACGGGAGCTTCGACTTTTAG